In a genomic window of Sutcliffiella sp. FSL R7-0096:
- a CDS encoding glycoside hydrolase family 43 protein — translation MKKLFDNPILPGFYPDPSICRVGEDYYIVTSTFEYFPGIPIFHSKDLVNWQQIGHVLDRESQLDLDRTPASKGIYAATIRYHEGLFYVITTFVVSKTGARRNFFVTASDPKGPWSDPYWLEGAPGIDPSLFFDDDGKAYYTGNRVPPSGQKYAKHMEIWMRELDLDTNQLIGPTFNLWDGALKNAHAQEAPHLYKINGLYYLIIAEGGTGFTHSVTIARSENLTGPYESCKMNPILTHRHLGRDHAITSIGHADIVETQNGEWWMVCLGTRPYGGGYRNLGRETFLVPFIWESGWPVVNPGKGMVEEKMRYPDLKEHAFPAIPDKDHFQDSMLGMQWNFIRTPRNEFWSLKKRKSNLRLKLKPEKITEEVNPSFVGRRQQHKSFEASILMDFTPEKENEVAGLILLQSHDFQLRVEKSLTRDKGEIVRLIERKEGMDRTVVEKPVERTVQLMKVEAMGQEYNFYYREEDEEWKELARNIDGRILSTDVAGGFVGAYIGMYASSNGVESDNHADFDWFEYIGK, via the coding sequence ATGAAAAAATTATTTGATAATCCCATTTTGCCTGGATTTTATCCAGATCCCTCTATTTGTAGGGTGGGGGAGGACTATTATATAGTGACATCCACTTTTGAATATTTTCCGGGCATCCCGATTTTTCATAGTAAGGATTTGGTGAATTGGCAACAGATAGGACATGTACTTGACAGGGAATCCCAGTTGGATTTAGACAGGACTCCAGCATCAAAAGGCATATATGCAGCCACGATCCGTTACCATGAAGGGCTCTTTTATGTGATTACCACCTTTGTAGTAAGTAAAACGGGTGCAAGGAGGAATTTCTTCGTCACGGCTTCCGACCCTAAAGGTCCATGGTCTGACCCTTATTGGTTGGAGGGAGCACCGGGAATCGATCCTTCCTTGTTTTTTGATGATGATGGAAAAGCCTACTATACTGGAAATCGCGTTCCTCCCTCCGGACAAAAATACGCTAAACACATGGAAATATGGATGCGGGAACTAGACTTAGACACCAATCAATTGATTGGTCCCACCTTCAACCTCTGGGATGGGGCGTTGAAAAATGCCCACGCTCAGGAGGCTCCTCATTTATATAAAATCAATGGTCTTTATTATTTAATCATTGCAGAAGGTGGGACTGGATTCACACATTCGGTGACGATTGCAAGGAGCGAAAACCTTACTGGTCCCTATGAAAGCTGTAAAATGAATCCGATACTTACCCATCGTCACTTGGGTCGCGATCATGCTATCACTAGTATCGGACATGCAGATATCGTGGAGACACAAAACGGTGAATGGTGGATGGTCTGTCTTGGTACTAGACCTTATGGCGGGGGTTATCGAAACCTGGGAAGAGAGACCTTCCTTGTCCCGTTCATCTGGGAATCAGGATGGCCTGTGGTAAATCCCGGCAAGGGGATGGTAGAAGAAAAGATGCGATACCCAGATTTAAAGGAGCATGCATTTCCCGCAATACCAGATAAAGATCACTTTCAAGATAGTATGCTTGGTATGCAGTGGAACTTTATACGCACCCCACGTAATGAATTTTGGTCCCTGAAGAAACGAAAGAGCAATCTTAGATTAAAGCTTAAGCCAGAAAAAATAACGGAGGAAGTAAACCCTTCGTTTGTCGGCAGGAGACAGCAGCATAAAAGCTTTGAAGCTTCCATCCTTATGGATTTCACACCTGAAAAGGAAAATGAAGTGGCAGGATTGATCCTTCTTCAAAGTCATGACTTTCAGCTACGAGTGGAAAAAAGCCTTACCCGGGATAAGGGGGAGATCGTGCGGCTTATAGAAAGAAAAGAAGGCATGGATCGAACCGTTGTGGAAAAACCGGTAGAAAGAACGGTTCAACTGATGAAAGTAGAAGCAATGGGTCAGGAATATAATTTCTATTATCGTGAAGAAGATGAAGAATGGAAGGAATTAGCTAGAAATATAGATGGAAGGATTTTAAGTACTGATGTGGCTGGAGGGTTTGTGGGGGCATATATCGGGATGTATGCGAGCAGCAATGGAGTGGAAAGTGACAACCATGCGGACTTCGATTGGTTTGAATACATCGGGAAGTAA
- a CDS encoding glycoside hydrolase 43 family protein, whose amino-acid sequence MGKKLQDANKVEGVWNPDLGNGNYQNPIIHADYSDPDVIRVGEDFFMVASSFNMSPCLPVLHSKDLINWEIINHVSRTFPYPRYEMPQHGDGVWAPSIRYHDGYYWVFFGAPDEGIFMSKTKDPFGEWTPFHLVKQVKGWIDPCPFWDEDGNAYLVHAFAKSRIGFKSMLQMIKMKADGTELIGEGTIVFDGSINHPTIEGPKMHKRNGYYYIFAPAGGVATGWQTVLRSEDIFGPYEDKIVLAQGDTDINGPHQGAWVELENEESWFIHFQDKEAYGRIVHLQPMGWKDDWPWMGNDLHFKGIGEPVKRWKKPSAGKSNSPRVPQTSDEFNKAELGLQWQWKANWKDEWFSLKARQGWLRLYPAKKEAFIQHQPNVLTQKLPAEKINVTIKFDFNAASHEEAFGFLICGEKYEGLLMTKKHEGYSLSFLTDEKQEDGILVKEGSGYFRIEVKDRAVCRFAFSSNGIDFTWIKSEVKALPGRWVGAQIGMLCVSEKESDGHVDIDWIRFEPLHSTKREEILDEKII is encoded by the coding sequence GTGGGAAAAAAACTGCAAGATGCAAATAAGGTAGAAGGGGTATGGAATCCAGATTTAGGAAATGGTAATTATCAGAATCCAATCATCCATGCAGATTACTCAGATCCCGATGTAATTAGAGTAGGAGAAGACTTCTTTATGGTTGCCTCAAGCTTCAATATGTCCCCATGTCTGCCCGTTTTGCATTCGAAGGATCTTATAAACTGGGAAATTATTAATCATGTTAGTAGAACGTTCCCCTATCCGCGTTATGAGATGCCTCAGCACGGGGATGGCGTTTGGGCACCAAGCATACGATATCACGATGGATATTATTGGGTTTTCTTTGGTGCTCCAGATGAAGGGATTTTCATGAGTAAAACAAAAGATCCGTTTGGTGAATGGACCCCATTTCATCTTGTGAAGCAAGTAAAAGGCTGGATTGACCCTTGCCCATTTTGGGATGAAGATGGAAATGCCTATTTGGTCCATGCATTCGCAAAAAGCAGGATTGGTTTTAAAAGCATGTTGCAGATGATAAAAATGAAAGCTGATGGAACAGAATTGATAGGTGAAGGAACGATAGTATTTGATGGTAGTATCAACCATCCAACCATTGAAGGGCCGAAGATGCATAAGCGAAATGGCTATTACTATATATTCGCCCCAGCAGGTGGAGTTGCCACTGGCTGGCAAACTGTCCTTCGTTCTGAAGATATTTTCGGCCCATATGAAGATAAGATAGTACTTGCCCAGGGAGATACGGATATAAATGGTCCACATCAGGGGGCATGGGTAGAGCTGGAAAACGAAGAGTCATGGTTCATACACTTTCAGGATAAAGAAGCATACGGACGAATTGTTCATCTACAGCCAATGGGTTGGAAGGACGATTGGCCATGGATGGGGAATGATCTCCACTTTAAAGGTATAGGGGAACCAGTGAAAAGATGGAAAAAGCCTTCCGCTGGAAAGTCGAACTCTCCCAGGGTGCCACAAACAAGCGATGAGTTCAATAAAGCAGAGTTAGGTCTGCAATGGCAATGGAAAGCAAATTGGAAGGATGAATGGTTTTCCTTGAAGGCAAGGCAGGGATGGCTACGACTTTATCCTGCCAAAAAGGAGGCATTTATTCAGCATCAACCAAATGTCCTTACTCAAAAGCTCCCTGCAGAAAAGATTAATGTCACGATTAAGTTTGACTTCAACGCTGCCTCTCATGAAGAAGCATTTGGATTTTTGATTTGCGGGGAAAAGTATGAGGGGCTGTTAATGACAAAAAAGCACGAAGGCTACAGCTTATCTTTTCTGACAGATGAAAAGCAGGAGGATGGAATTCTAGTAAAAGAGGGCTCAGGGTATTTCAGGATAGAAGTAAAGGATAGAGCTGTTTGTCGTTTTGCATTTTCTTCTAATGGCATTGATTTCACCTGGATAAAAAGTGAAGTGAAAGCCTTACCAGGAAGATGGGTTGGGGCACAGATCGGCATGTTGTGTGTAAGCGAAAAGGAAAGCGATGGACACGTAGACATCGACTGGATTAGATTTGAACCCTTGCATTCAACAAAAAGGGAGGAAATACTCGATGAAAAAATTATTTGA
- a CDS encoding alpha/beta hydrolase family protein — MWNPDGFLQTLYEERLQDHTHHFDVEWQSKKKNEFQLLLGDFPPFADMKPTILEVRENEEYTRLHLQITTYPGLKMPFYLLIPKRGIKSKRKRPLVLAIHGHGYGSKEAIGLDPAGIERSEPGIHNNFAVELVKKGVLVAVPELIGFGDRRMMKDQQFEPTEKNSCFHLASSLLMMGKTLAGLRINECRRLLDYLLTREDIDKEQIGIMGLSGGGLVSAYTAVLDERIQATVVSGYANTFKGSIMDRNHCLDNYIPNILQVAEMPDLLGLMVPRPLFIESGMEDKVFPVKHAKEAYSRIQEIYRAFDANMALEVEFFDGGHEINGKKSYDWLIRQLT; from the coding sequence ATGTGGAATCCGGATGGCTTCCTTCAAACTTTATACGAAGAAAGGCTTCAAGATCACACCCATCACTTTGATGTCGAATGGCAATCAAAGAAAAAAAATGAATTTCAGCTCCTTTTGGGAGATTTTCCTCCATTCGCAGACATGAAGCCAACTATACTGGAAGTCCGTGAAAACGAAGAATATACAAGGCTTCATCTTCAGATCACGACCTATCCAGGCTTGAAAATGCCATTTTACCTTCTCATTCCAAAGAGAGGGATAAAATCGAAAAGAAAACGTCCGTTAGTTTTGGCCATTCATGGTCATGGTTATGGTAGCAAGGAAGCTATCGGGCTGGATCCAGCTGGAATAGAGAGAAGCGAACCCGGCATTCATAATAATTTTGCAGTGGAGCTGGTTAAGAAGGGGGTACTGGTGGCAGTACCGGAACTGATTGGATTTGGGGATAGACGGATGATGAAAGATCAGCAATTTGAACCCACAGAAAAAAACTCATGCTTTCATCTCGCAAGTAGTTTATTGATGATGGGAAAAACATTGGCAGGGTTAAGAATCAATGAATGCAGAAGACTATTAGACTATCTACTCACAAGGGAGGATATCGATAAGGAACAGATAGGGATCATGGGACTTTCTGGTGGAGGTCTTGTAAGTGCCTATACAGCTGTTCTGGATGAACGGATCCAGGCAACGGTTGTCAGTGGATATGCCAATACTTTTAAAGGGAGCATCATGGATAGGAATCATTGTCTTGATAATTATATTCCGAACATTCTGCAGGTTGCAGAGATGCCGGATCTTTTGGGACTGATGGTACCAAGACCCCTATTCATTGAGTCTGGGATGGAAGATAAGGTGTTTCCAGTCAAGCATGCAAAGGAAGCATACAGCAGAATCCAAGAAATCTATCGGGCATTTGATGCCAATATGGCATTAGAAGTTGAATTTTTCGATGGTGGCCATGAGATAAATGGGAAAAAGTCCTATGATTGGCTAATCCGACAATTAACGTAA
- a CDS encoding glycoside hydrolase family 28 protein has translation MVVYDITTYGAKGDNKTNNTEAIAKAITDCAGNGGGTVFIPAGEFLTGPIVMQSNINLYLDTGSKVIFIDEFDVYPSVKTRWSGYECYGFSPLIFGSSLKNVSIKGHGVIDGQGKAWWEINKRLKEGESINTAVTKEIRQHNEAMLEPLSTNLVEWDSQFLRPPLLQLMDCEHVTIEGVTLQNSPFWNTHLVYCRDVQVRGVTFKNPSDTPNGDGFDIDSCSNVRVSDCHFDVGDDCLCLKSGINEDGRRVGKPTENVTVSNCTMLHGHGGVVMGSENSGGIRNVTVSNCVFIGTDRGIRIKTNRARGAYVENILVNNIYMEDVFCPFSINSFYRYGVDENDPTMNSMEAIPVSEKTPMVKHIRLSNVTAKNCRAAAGFIHGLPEMPVQDISLSHVHIEMTNDANEAGGEPDMVKEVIIMAGEGLYGKFIDGMELNQVRIETRQGPALHLEESSDVGIQNLEMKNLHENTPVIMLKNAEDIYISGRQSEKLMDSYAEHINSQINIAQVR, from the coding sequence GTGGTTGTATATGATATTACCACCTATGGAGCAAAAGGAGATAACAAGACCAATAACACAGAAGCAATAGCTAAAGCAATAACAGATTGTGCAGGGAATGGGGGAGGTACGGTATTTATCCCCGCGGGTGAATTTTTGACAGGTCCCATCGTGATGCAAAGCAATATCAATCTTTATCTTGATACAGGGTCAAAAGTAATTTTCATAGATGAATTCGATGTTTATCCTAGCGTCAAGACAAGATGGTCTGGGTATGAGTGCTATGGTTTTTCTCCGCTGATCTTTGGGAGCTCCTTAAAGAATGTGAGCATCAAAGGGCATGGTGTAATAGATGGTCAAGGTAAAGCTTGGTGGGAAATAAACAAACGTCTTAAGGAAGGAGAATCGATTAACACTGCAGTGACGAAGGAAATTCGTCAGCATAACGAGGCAATGCTTGAACCCCTCTCCACCAATTTAGTAGAGTGGGATTCTCAATTCCTTCGGCCGCCGCTTCTGCAGCTTATGGATTGTGAACACGTCACCATAGAAGGTGTCACCCTCCAAAATTCCCCATTTTGGAATACCCATCTTGTCTATTGCCGGGATGTCCAAGTCAGGGGGGTAACATTTAAGAATCCTTCTGATACTCCAAACGGAGATGGATTTGATATTGATTCTTGTTCCAATGTGAGGGTATCTGACTGTCATTTTGATGTCGGGGATGATTGCCTTTGCTTGAAGTCTGGAATCAATGAAGACGGGAGAAGGGTAGGCAAGCCAACGGAAAATGTGACAGTATCCAATTGTACGATGCTCCATGGTCACGGAGGCGTGGTTATGGGAAGTGAAAACTCAGGGGGGATCCGAAATGTGACAGTTTCCAATTGTGTCTTTATCGGGACAGACAGGGGAATACGAATCAAAACGAATCGCGCACGAGGTGCTTATGTTGAAAATATTCTTGTAAACAACATTTATATGGAAGATGTTTTTTGTCCGTTTTCTATCAATTCCTTCTATCGCTACGGGGTGGATGAGAATGATCCAACCATGAATTCAATGGAAGCAATTCCAGTCAGCGAAAAAACACCAATGGTGAAACATATTAGATTAAGTAATGTTACAGCGAAGAATTGCCGGGCGGCGGCAGGATTCATTCATGGACTACCGGAAATGCCGGTTCAAGATATCTCCTTATCTCATGTTCATATTGAGATGACGAACGATGCCAATGAGGCTGGTGGAGAGCCTGATATGGTCAAAGAAGTCATCATTATGGCCGGAGAAGGGCTGTATGGAAAATTCATCGATGGCATGGAGTTGAATCAGGTTCGAATTGAAACGAGACAAGGGCCTGCATTACATTTAGAAGAATCATCAGATGTGGGAATTCAAAACCTAGAGATGAAAAACCTACATGAAAATACACCTGTCATCATGCTGAAAAATGCAGAGGATATCTATATATCAGGAAGACAATCCGAAAAATTAATGGATAGCTATGCCGAACACATAAACAGTCAAATTAATATAGCTCAAGTACGATGA
- a CDS encoding cupin domain-containing protein, whose product MVGTWENVDTGVKRKIYPPGKTLMMMEVHFETGAIGAEHSHPHEQFTYCLKGKLEFNLGGEKVLLQQGESLFIPGNVVHGVKALEASALLDTFTPLREDLLD is encoded by the coding sequence ATGGTTGGAACGTGGGAAAACGTAGATACTGGGGTGAAAAGAAAAATTTATCCGCCGGGCAAAACGCTGATGATGATGGAGGTTCACTTTGAAACAGGAGCCATAGGAGCGGAGCACAGTCATCCGCACGAGCAATTCACCTATTGTCTTAAGGGAAAGCTGGAGTTTAATTTAGGCGGAGAGAAAGTGCTTCTTCAACAAGGGGAATCGCTTTTCATTCCCGGGAATGTTGTACATGGGGTGAAGGCATTAGAAGCCAGTGCTTTATTAGATACATTCACTCCCTTGCGTGAAGATTTATTGGATTGA
- a CDS encoding MFS transporter, producing the protein MNQSIFQFGNALSMIFINLYLWRLTNSLLINGLFNLIAILSQGVMTIFLGKVAKRRDRLTMYRYGIFLTAFFYLCIVLTQEWMVDYFYLFALLKGISQAAYWIGYFTLVYDVSNNDNRHRYLGWNQITMSGANLLGPAMAGFIISLYTELTGYIMVFSFAFIMFLVAALGSLRMKKETTHHKAYYMKFLPLLLTKKPGFGLVLLGWFIIGFPQGVLMYIPHILLYDIFPDESFVGYMNMLFLMLSILASYVISRFARLDATKTYLFVAAFGMTFSTVFLLWDISIWTVVLFMSIGSIFKPLQANTYAAHYYRWLDHLPLKENFRVESVVLRESIINIGRGLGIVIFMIFSAEINPTTIPWVIVSLMAVQLLIPWMAKES; encoded by the coding sequence GTGAACCAAAGCATCTTTCAATTTGGGAATGCATTATCGATGATTTTCATCAATCTGTATCTCTGGCGGTTAACGAACAGCCTATTGATTAACGGCCTCTTTAACCTGATCGCCATCCTTTCACAAGGGGTTATGACCATATTCCTCGGAAAAGTGGCGAAAAGGCGCGACAGGTTGACCATGTATCGATATGGTATTTTCTTAACCGCATTTTTCTATTTGTGTATTGTGTTAACCCAAGAATGGATGGTCGATTATTTCTACTTATTTGCCCTCTTGAAAGGGATATCCCAAGCAGCCTATTGGATTGGTTACTTCACCCTTGTTTATGATGTTTCCAATAATGACAATAGACATCGTTATTTGGGTTGGAACCAGATCACCATGAGTGGTGCGAATCTTTTAGGCCCTGCCATGGCAGGCTTCATCATTAGTTTATATACAGAGTTGACTGGCTATATCATGGTCTTTTCCTTTGCCTTTATAATGTTTCTAGTAGCGGCGTTGGGAAGTCTCAGGATGAAAAAAGAAACCACTCATCATAAAGCCTATTATATGAAGTTTCTCCCACTATTATTGACAAAGAAGCCGGGTTTTGGACTTGTGCTTCTAGGGTGGTTCATCATTGGATTCCCGCAAGGCGTGTTGATGTATATCCCACATATACTTTTGTATGATATTTTTCCTGATGAAAGTTTCGTCGGCTATATGAACATGTTGTTTTTGATGCTTTCCATCCTTGCAAGCTATGTTATTTCCCGCTTTGCAAGGCTTGATGCGACAAAGACATATCTGTTTGTAGCTGCTTTTGGGATGACCTTCTCCACGGTTTTTCTATTATGGGATATTTCCATCTGGACTGTTGTCCTCTTCATGTCAATAGGATCAATCTTTAAGCCATTACAGGCAAATACATATGCCGCACATTATTATAGATGGCTGGATCATCTGCCATTGAAAGAAAACTTCCGAGTGGAATCGGTGGTGTTGAGAGAATCCATTATAAATATTGGTCGAGGATTGGGCATTGTCATATTTATGATTTTCTCGGCAGAAATCAATCCAACAACCATTCCTTGGGTCATAGTATCGCTCATGGCAGTGCAGCTATTGATACCATGGATGGCAAAAGAATCTTAA
- a CDS encoding carbohydrate ABC transporter permease, which produces MVDDKTLGGRLFNYTNLFLLGLIAIITVLPFLHVIAASFATNAELAEKKFLLFPTVFSLDAYRYIFSTDTIFKAMGVSIGVTVLGTAWSMFFSILTAYGLSKKDLVGRRFLLFFVVFTMLFNGGMIPTFLVVKYTGLLDTLAALVIPVTLNAFNLIILKSFFQNMPDSLEEAARIDGCSDFGTLFRIVIPCSMPAIATISLFYAVTYWNTYMHAILYLNDASKWPVQVLLRQIVVLATGINYDGSEMMDVAPPEITVKMAVIVVATIPVLLVYPFLQKHFTKGALLGSVKE; this is translated from the coding sequence ATGGTGGATGATAAAACTTTAGGAGGTCGTCTTTTTAACTACACGAACCTCTTCTTACTAGGACTTATTGCAATAATTACCGTGTTGCCATTTCTTCATGTTATCGCAGCATCTTTTGCCACCAATGCAGAACTGGCAGAGAAAAAATTCCTCCTGTTTCCAACGGTATTCAGCTTAGATGCTTATAGATACATTTTCTCAACTGATACCATCTTTAAAGCGATGGGGGTATCCATCGGTGTGACAGTACTAGGTACGGCATGGAGTATGTTTTTTTCCATCCTGACAGCTTATGGACTTTCTAAGAAGGATTTAGTGGGAAGAAGATTTCTGTTGTTTTTTGTCGTATTTACAATGTTATTCAATGGCGGGATGATTCCAACATTCTTAGTTGTAAAGTATACAGGTCTACTTGATACGTTGGCGGCGTTGGTCATTCCGGTGACATTGAATGCTTTTAACCTCATTATCCTAAAGAGTTTCTTCCAAAACATGCCTGATTCTTTGGAAGAAGCGGCAAGGATTGACGGGTGTAGTGATTTTGGGACGTTATTCCGTATTGTCATTCCATGCTCGATGCCAGCGATTGCAACTATTTCATTATTCTATGCTGTCACCTATTGGAATACGTATATGCATGCAATTCTGTATCTCAATGATGCATCAAAATGGCCGGTACAGGTCCTCCTGCGTCAAATTGTCGTCCTGGCAACGGGGATTAACTACGATGGATCCGAAATGATGGATGTGGCGCCACCTGAAATCACGGTGAAGATGGCAGTCATAGTGGTAGCGACCATTCCTGTTTTGCTTGTTTATCCATTCTTACAGAAGCATTTCACGAAGGGTGCCTTGCTTGGGTCTGTGAAGGAGTAA
- a CDS encoding sugar ABC transporter permease, with protein sequence MKTENDLALNSNPVPPKLDRRAELKKQIWKNKMIYLMILPGLLYFFIYKYIPMYGLIISFQDYKPYLGILGSEWVGFQHFTRLFSDPDFWNIFRNTLILFALNLFIFFPIPIIIALMLNEVRIELFKRSVQTLIYIPHFMSWVVIVSISFVMLTLDGGLVNGIIEWLGFNKINFLLNPDWFRPMYILQVIWREAGWGTIIFLAAIAAVNPQLYEAARIDGASRLQMMWHITLPAIKGVIIVLLILKIGDVLELGFEHVYLLLNASNREVGEIFDTYVYRVGLQQGQFSYSTAVGFFKGIVGLILVIGANWLAKKAGEEGVY encoded by the coding sequence ATGAAGACGGAAAATGACTTAGCACTAAATAGTAATCCTGTACCACCTAAGCTAGATCGTCGAGCAGAGTTAAAGAAGCAAATATGGAAAAATAAAATGATTTATTTAATGATCTTGCCGGGGTTGTTATACTTTTTCATCTATAAATATATTCCGATGTACGGATTAATCATTTCATTCCAAGATTACAAGCCATACTTAGGAATCCTTGGTAGTGAGTGGGTTGGGTTTCAGCATTTTACTCGGTTGTTCTCAGATCCGGACTTTTGGAACATATTCCGCAATACGTTAATTCTATTTGCACTAAATCTATTTATCTTCTTTCCGATTCCAATCATCATTGCGTTGATGTTGAATGAGGTGAGAATCGAATTATTTAAAAGAAGTGTTCAGACCCTTATCTATATCCCTCATTTCATGTCTTGGGTTGTCATTGTATCCATAAGTTTTGTCATGCTGACCTTAGACGGGGGATTAGTAAATGGAATTATTGAGTGGTTGGGATTTAATAAGATAAATTTCCTTTTGAATCCAGATTGGTTTAGACCTATGTATATCCTCCAAGTTATATGGAGAGAAGCCGGGTGGGGGACAATTATTTTCCTTGCTGCCATTGCAGCGGTAAATCCGCAACTTTATGAAGCGGCGAGAATCGACGGGGCAAGCCGTCTTCAGATGATGTGGCATATTACACTTCCTGCAATCAAGGGAGTCATCATTGTATTGTTAATTTTGAAGATCGGAGATGTATTGGAGCTTGGATTTGAACATGTATACTTGCTGCTTAATGCTTCCAATCGAGAAGTTGGGGAGATTTTTGACACGTATGTGTACCGCGTCGGTCTCCAGCAGGGGCAGTTCAGCTACAGTACAGCTGTTGGATTTTTTAAAGGAATAGTTGGTCTTATTTTGGTTATTGGTGCTAACTGGTTAGCCAAGAAGGCTGGAGAAGAAGGCGTATATTAA
- a CDS encoding pectinesterase family protein, whose product MISVAKDGNADFTNIQDAINHVRVHPLQPVTIFIKDGIYVEKITIPDNKPYIKLIGESEEGTIISYHESAKMKDTSGTPLGTFRTSVVSIFADNIKLENLTIRNSAGFGEIVGQALSLYVSGRQNQFKNIRLSGYQDTLYTSHGSQLFQNCYIEGDIDFIFGAATTLFHQCEIHSLRRGYITAASTPKTQKYGFVFLECRLTGAAKADSVYLGRPWRPYSHTYFIRTWMGPHVKREGWDNWRDVANEKSARYGEYECMGPGAESEDKVRVDWATDLSSKDDLPLTIESVFPDYHSW is encoded by the coding sequence ATGATATCGGTCGCTAAAGATGGCAATGCAGATTTCACCAACATTCAAGATGCAATCAATCATGTCCGGGTACATCCTCTTCAACCTGTTACCATTTTCATCAAAGATGGGATCTATGTAGAGAAAATTACCATTCCAGATAATAAGCCATATATCAAGCTGATAGGAGAAAGTGAAGAAGGAACTATCATTTCGTATCACGAATCAGCAAAAATGAAAGATACCTCCGGCACCCCTTTGGGAACTTTCCGAACATCTGTGGTTTCCATTTTTGCCGATAACATCAAACTGGAGAATCTGACAATCAGAAATAGTGCTGGTTTCGGAGAAATAGTCGGTCAAGCATTATCTCTATATGTCTCGGGTAGACAGAATCAATTTAAGAATATTAGGCTATCAGGTTATCAAGATACTTTATACACCTCACATGGAAGCCAACTCTTTCAGAACTGCTATATAGAAGGGGATATTGACTTCATTTTTGGAGCGGCTACTACCTTATTTCATCAATGTGAAATACATAGTTTGCGCAGGGGCTACATTACCGCAGCTTCCACCCCAAAGACCCAAAAATATGGTTTTGTGTTCTTGGAGTGCCGTCTAACTGGTGCAGCCAAAGCGGACAGTGTTTATCTTGGCAGACCATGGCGGCCCTACTCCCACACTTATTTCATTCGAACTTGGATGGGTCCCCATGTTAAAAGGGAAGGCTGGGATAATTGGAGAGACGTAGCAAATGAAAAATCCGCCAGATATGGAGAATATGAATGCATGGGACCAGGGGCCGAATCCGAAGATAAAGTTCGTGTCGACTGGGCAACCGACCTTTCAAGCAAAGACGATTTGCCGTTGACTATTGAAAGTGTTTTCCCGGATTATCATAGCTGGTAG